One window from the genome of Choloepus didactylus isolate mChoDid1 chromosome 2, mChoDid1.pri, whole genome shotgun sequence encodes:
- the DNALI1 gene encoding axonemal dynein light intermediate polypeptide 1 isoform X2 — translation MSLAQGSLWGDCAGTYLLSTHLPTPYTHSSPPGLHKVYGVQCLPPHKPVGDFPLDLLSRSSNNHHKSVLNMLGGEWVEDTHLWIQQVSSTPSTRMDVVHLQEQLDLKLQQRQARETGICPVRRELYSQCFDELIREVTINCAERGLLLLRVRDEIRMTIAAYQTLYESSVAFGMRKALQAEQGKSDMEKKIAELETEKRDLERQVNEQKARCEATEKRESERRQVEEKKHNEEIQFLKRTNQQLKAQLEGIIAPKK, via the exons ATGTCACTGGCACAAGGTTCATTATGGGGGGACTGTGCGGGCACATACCTCCTAAGTACTCACCTACCCACCCCATATACACATTCATCTCCTCCTGGCCTACACAAGGTTTATGGTGTCCAGTGCCTCCCACCTCACAAGCCAGTGGGGGACTTCCCGCTGGATCTTCTGTCAAGATCAAGCAACAACCACCATAAGTCTGTCCTCAACATGTTGGGAGG GGAGTGGGTGGAAGACACTCACCTATGGATCCAGCAGGTGTCCAGCACCCCCAGCACCAGGATGGACGTGGTGCACCTCCAGGAGCAGTTGGACCTGAAGCTGCAGCAGCGGCAGGCCAGGGAGACGGGCATCTGCCCTGTCCGCAGAGAGCTCTACTCCCAATGTTTTG ATGAACTGATTCGTGAGGTCACCATCAACTGTGCGGAGCGGGGCCTGCTGCTGCTGCGTGTCCGGGATGAGATCCGCATGACCATCGCCGCCTACCAGACTTTGTACGAGAGCAGCGTGGCCTTCGGCATGAGGAAGGCGCTCCAGGCCGAGCAGGGGAAGTCAGACATGGAGAAGAAA ATTGCAGAAttggaaacagaaaagagagacttggagaggcaaGTGAACGAGCAGAAGGCAAGATGTGAGGCCACCGAGAAGCGGGAGAGTGAGAGGCGACAAGTGGAGGAAAAGAAGCACAACGAGGAGATTCAATTCCTAAAGCGGACGAATCAGCAGCTGAAG gccCAACTGGAAGGCATTATTGCAccaaagaagtga